The Medicago truncatula cultivar Jemalong A17 chromosome 7, MtrunA17r5.0-ANR, whole genome shotgun sequence genome includes the window GTACcatatctttaaaaataatcGGGATATGCAAACTACGGCAAAAGGCTTGTATTTACAAGCATCTGTGCAGACCAGAGTGGGCAAAAGCAGCATCTGCTTTTGTGTAGCAGAGGTGCTGTTGTTTCTACACCTCAACTTATGATCACTAAACTACCAAGGATAACTTACAAAATAATCATGTTGCCTAAATTCAGTAGGTAAAGTATGTTAAAAGGTAAATAAATCCTAAATCCAAATCACATATATAGACAACACAGTAACACAATTTCAGAGTTAACAAggataactttaaaaaaaatcatgttgcCTCTTTACAATCAGTACAAAGTTCAGGAACTGtgaataattttttcctttcctttaatAGACTAAGGCATAAGCTGTATCTCCTTTCATTCCGTCTTTCTTTTTTGTACCCTATAAAATGCCCATACTCTCTGAGTTTGCAACTAAGCTCTGTACATTATTATATAGACATCTAAAAGGTAAAACTTTCTCAATCTGTGTGCcaacaaaatcataataaaaataagactTAGAAACATCTTAGATTTCATCGAGAGGAATGTGATGGGGAAAGCTATAAAGAGAACAACTTAAAGATCTTTCCAAACATTAAAGTCCGTACTTGAGGCATTATAGTTTATGACACTATCTTGGCATCCTATAAAGTAAGCACTCCGAACCGGATCTATGTTCACTAAAGCATGTGCAGTATGAGCAGGGctagcagcaacaacaacctcATCTCTGTCGATGATCACCTCAGCATAACCAATATCAGTTACCTCGCTGTTTTCCACCTGCAAACAGAGTACTGTGAACTCAAGATTTTGACAGCTTTATTTAactccaacaacaaaaaagattCTTCATTTCATTGGAATTGTAATTTTGGAGCTTTGTAACTTTTGAGTACCCAAATTTTTCCTACAGACCACATGAGCTAATCATTTCAAGAAGTACTAATTTGGCTATTTATTCTACAGTAAAAAGTCGCGAGAAAAATATAACTAacatttaatcaaattaatttccaaaaaaCTTAAGTTGATATCTAGTATGTACATGTGTGGTTGGATTTTCCGTTGAGAACCCCGTAACTTATGTTAACACAGCAAGACTAACTCTTGTTCAGTTGTTTGGTTTTCGGTTGGTGACATTTTGCAAACCAAATCATTGCCTTCAAACACAGTTTAAAATGGAAACAAAGAGAAGTTTGCTATGCAAAATGAAGTTGGTTCAAATATAAGTTTGCAAACTAGGCTTTGTCTAATGTGCACAAATATATTAGTCTTGCACCATGCACAAGATTGTTTTCTAGCATTAGGTCAATAAGTCACAACATATCACATTTGATCCAATGGCAAGACTTATTGATCCAATGGTGGAAACAAACAAGTTCGTGCACGGTGCAAGACTTGTCTCACTTGTGCACCATAAAATTGGTCTGCAAAATATAATCCAAACATTTTTAGTGTTTGCTTGATCGTAGGTTTTCTCAAAGACTAGTCCATAGAGCGTGATTTTCATCTTGTTGGCTTTACTCATAAGTGCCACATTAATAGATCCTAGTTCCAGGTAGCAGTTAGTGGAGTCTGCATCCTTCTAAGAATGATGTCATGAGTTAGCATCACTTTATATCATTGGGTATGTGCACAAATTAAGGAGTTAAACAAGTAATTAAAAGACAAGTTATGCATTGCAAAGAtaaaatttttaacttttaatgtattgaatttgaatacacaatttccaagaaaatacttttattagtttcttaacttgtgcccttaagggAACAAGTAACATGTAcccttaagggcacaagttaccATTTCCCTATATCATAGTATATCTTTAGTGTACATTGTACACTTTACCAACCTATAAAATGCCTAGAGAGAATGAGCATTCACCAGTTGAGAACCCAGTATTTAAGTTTACAACCAACTACAATTTAATTTCACCAGTCAGGATATTGTCTTTGCAAGGAAGTGAAATTTGCACATGCACACTCCTCCTACCTTCCctccacacacacaaaaaaaatgaacaatagCATTTAAAAAACATGTGATTTTCTTAAGCTGTTAATGCTAATTCTGCCTCCAAACTAGCGAAAGCTGTTCAGTTGGTTCAACATAGAGGATGCCAAAAATATGCAATAGAATTTCATCTCAACTAAGAACACTTTTTCTACATGATTATATGCTAACACTATAGTAACCAAAAGCTTCACAATTCAAACAAGCCCTTACATTATATGTGATGATATCATAACAACACTTTCTTATTAAACCTTCCAGCAGGACCAAACATTTTTTCAGTAATAACTATAGTATACCCGGGATAACATCGAACAGTGACTAAAAATAACACCACacatcaacaatttaaaatcaGCAACCTAACATAATAGTTAAGGACTAACACTTTCAAAGCATGCAACTGAAAGAAACCTTCGTTAAGGATTTGGCTCGTATAAATCAAGTAGTTAATCTGAAAAGTCAATGACCGATATTTCAACATGGTTGATCTTTGGTTATGCATGTGCATAAAATAGTAACTATGAATTATACATCAATGGTTGATATCATGCTGTTTACACTCCAAATTGAATTAGAGAAACCAAATGTTAATTTGTACTAATATTATCAAACAAAGTACACTAACTAAATGATTCAAATTCTGATCAATTACCAATATAACTGgcattttatctttcaaaacCATGTTTGAATTGGCAATGaaccaaatttatttaagagAGAGGAAAGTAAAGCATACCCTAAACTTGATAGCAGCGCCCCAAAGAACAAAAGTCTCATTACAATCATGATGTCTATGATTTCCTCTCAACTTCCCAGGTCGAATTTCACCGAGATGAAGAGAAGCACAAGTAACAGCTCCACCTGAAATGATGGAAGAAAGTGCGAGAGCAATAGGATCAAGAATCCAACCACGATTATCCTTGGCGATAGGAGAAGGAAAGCGGGAAGTGAATCTGCGAAGATTAGCTTTAACGTCGTTGTTTGGGGAAGAGAGAGGGAGTGGATGAGAAGAGCGATATGAGCGGAGAGAGATCCAAGCGAGGAAGAGGAAGATGGAGAGGACGAAAGGGAGAGAGTGAGGTCTTTGAAGGAATGAAGTGACGAGGGAGGGGCGGATCCGTTGGAACATGGCGGaagtggaggaggaggaggaggaggaggatggTGGTATGCTGATTTGGATTGGTCTTCGCGGTGTTGCGCTGGTTGTTGATGACATTGCGTTGCTACTACTGGTGGTGGTTCTCTCTCTCTGGTTGCACTCTCATCTCTGATTTCCGATACTGTATTCTTCACTCTTCATtatctgtttttttgtttctttcttttcatgataattttgtttaatCATATGTGCATCTTTCTTcgtgattttaaaaaaaagggatATGTAAATTGGACGGACCATTTACACGTCTGGATGGTAAAGTTTGTATGCGTAAAAtttttgtaaattgttgttAGATTGACCGttgactatttttattttttttccttaaaatgaaaggaaaacacgttttaaattttataaactaaaaatccaaaacacattatggattttaaaatttaaccattttgaaaaattgaagagCGCCAGAAGTGTGGGGAAAACCGGAAAGGGTGAGGACTATGTTCGACTTAacttgtgtcaaaaaaaaatgttggacgGGTTTCtaaattgataataataattataagaaaatgaatcttgaatttttttttcaaggaacAATGAATCTTTAAATGTTTTGAGGTAATGTAATATTTTCAATGACAAAACTTAGAAAAAGTACCCTACCTTGGGTATTGTTCATCCTGTTCTCCAATAGTAACATAACAcctggattatataatccactTCAAACTTAACTCTAACTATTCTTTATTTCACAAACGCCGTTTTAACCCCGTTATCATCCGgtcaaaacaaaatttagttAACCTTCAACATACAGTTATCACACCAACACTCAGgcagatagaaaaataaattgccCCTATCAACTATCCACTATGTATCGGAAATCTAACATGTGTTGCAGTAGACAAGACAACCACTCATATTGTTTTCCACCACGGCAACACCTTCCAACCTAATCTCTAAAATTGGTTTGGTCGGTGCAATCTCCAATTGGTTTCTGTTGGTGCAAGCTCTAATTGCTTGTGAGGGAAAATCCAATCTTTTTTTTCCTCAAGAAGGCGTGGTTACTGGAACAGAGGAATTAATCTCTACCCATTTCAATAATAATTAACGGTGAGGCGGTAAATCTTTTGCGGAAAGATAATAGTTGTTTGAACAATAATCCAAGGTTTTTTCATGATAAATTGTTAATTCTT containing:
- the LOC11436537 gene encoding uncharacterized protein, which translates into the protein MSSTTSATPRRPIQISIPPSSSSSSSSTSAMFQRIRPSLVTSFLQRPHSLPFVLSIFLFLAWISLRSYRSSHPLPLSSPNNDVKANLRRFTSRFPSPIAKDNRGWILDPIALALSSIISGGAVTCASLHLGEIRPGKLRGNHRHHDCNETFVLWGAAIKFRVENSEVTDIGYAEVIIDRDEVVVAASPAHTAHALVNIDPVRSAYFIGCQDSVINYNASSTDFNVWKDL